The stretch of DNA TTCTTCTCCCCTGATTCTGTCATTTGTGTATAAGTCCCTCTGCGATCATCCGTACAGACATGTTTCTGCAAAGCTCCGCAGCTGGCTGCTTCCATCTTCCCCACCAAGCGGGAAAGGGCACTTTGGCTCAGCCCGATCAATTCCTGAAGCTGCTGCAGACGGAGTTTTTTCTGCGGAGCCTTAGAGAGATGGTACAGCACGTAAAACTCTTTTATCGATAGACTGCACTCTTTTTGCAGAACATTTTCCAATTCCTTCTTCAGCTTCATTTGTAAATTATCAAGTGCCAGCCACTCATTCATGAAATCTTGGCTTGTATTCATTGGATTTCCACCTATTCTACTATCAAATGCTATACGTTTTACTATACTGTACTTGATACTGGACCTCAATCCGTAATTGAAACAGCAACCAATTAAATAATCGGGTACTTCCAAAAAAAACAGACCATGTACCTCACATGGTCTGCTGGATATTCTTTATGGTTAATTTGATTGGTACTGCTTCTGGTCGATTGGATCAGAAGCATTCTGTTCACTAAGTTTCTCGGACAATTCATGACC from Terribacillus sp. FSL K6-0262 encodes:
- a CDS encoding MarR family transcriptional regulator, producing the protein MNTSQDFMNEWLALDNLQMKLKKELENVLQKECSLSIKEFYVLYHLSKAPQKKLRLQQLQELIGLSQSALSRLVGKMEAASCGALQKHVCTDDRRGTYTQMTESGEKKLQRGLSVFYEVIRDNLAQFDAEGIWKQLLQKL